Proteins encoded within one genomic window of Aphelocoma coerulescens isolate FSJ_1873_10779 chromosome 9, UR_Acoe_1.0, whole genome shotgun sequence:
- the DVL3 gene encoding segment polarity protein dishevelled homolog DVL-3 isoform X2: MAAAETKIIYHLDEQETPYLVKLPIPAERVTLGDFKGLLNRPNYKFYFKSMDDDFGVVKEEISDDNAKLPCFNGRVVSWLVSAEGSHSDAGSVCADNQTELPPSMERTGGIGDSRPPSFHPNTGGSRENLDNETETDSVVSSQRERPRRTDGPEHAPRVNGTVKGERRRDLGGYESSSTLMSSELETTSFFDSDEDDSTSRFSSSTEQSSASRLMRRHKRRRRKQKAPRIERSSSFSSITDSTMSLNIITVTLNMEKYNFLGISIVGQSNERGDGGIYIGSIMKGGAVAADGRIEPGDMLLQVNDINFENMSNDDAVRVLREIVHKPGPITLTVAKCWDPSPRGCFSLPRSEPIRPIDPAAWVSHTAAMTGTYPAYGMSPSMSTITSTSSSITSSIPETERLDDFHLSIHSDMATIVKAMASPESGLEVRDRMWLKITIPNAFIGSDVVDWLYHHVEGFTDRRESRKYASNLLKAGYIRHTVNKITFSEQCYYIFGDLCGNMANLSLHDHDGSSGASDQDTLAPLPHPGAAPWPMAFPYQYPPPHPYNPHPGFPDPGYSYGGGSAGSQHSEGSRSSGSNRSGSERRKEREKTGESKSGGSGSESDHTTRSSMRRERAASERSVPASQHSQRSQHSLAHSIRSHHSQQSYGPPGLPPLFSPPMLLMPPPPSAMGPPGAPPGRDLASVPPELTASRQSFRMAMGNPSEFFVDVM, translated from the exons GGTGGTGAAAGAAGAGATCTCGGATGACAATGCCAAGCTTCCCTGCTTCAACGGCCGGGTGGTGTCGTGG CTGGTGTCTGCAGAGGGTTCCCATTCAGATGCTGGCTCAGTCTGTGCCGATAACCAGACAGAGCTGCCACCGTCCATGGAGCGCACAGGAGGAATTGGAGACTCCAGGCCCCCCTCTTTCCA CCCTAACACCGGGGGGAGTCGGGAAAACTTGGACAATGAGACAGAGACAGATTCAGTGGTGTCGTCGCAGAGGGAACGACCTCGTCGGACAGATGGGCCTGAGCATG CACCCAGGGTGAATGGGACAGTGAAGGGAGAGCGGCGCCGAGACCTGGGTGGGTACGAGAGCTCCTCCACGCTCATGAGCAGTGAGCTGGAAACCACCAGCTTCTTCGACTCAGATGAAGATGACTCTACCAGCAG GTTTAGCAGTTCAACAGAGCAAAGCAGTGCTTCCCGTCTTATGAGGAGGCACAAGCGACGCCGGCGGAAACAGAAGGCTCCACGCATTGAGCGG TCATCGTCCTTCAGCAGCATCACAGACTCCACCATGTCCCTGAACATCATCACGGTCACGCTGAATATGG AGAAATACAACTTTCTGGGCATTTCTATTGTGGGACAGAGCAATGAGCGTGGGGATGGAGGCATTTACATTGGCTCTATCATGAAGGGCGGCGCTGTGGCAGCTGATGGCAGGATTGAGCCAGGAGACATGCTCTTGCAG GTAAATGACATCAACTTTGAGAACATGAGCAACGATGATGCTGTGCGGGTGCTGAGGGAGATTGTGCACAAGCCGGG GCCCATCACCCTGACAGTGGCCAAGTGCTGGGACCCCAGTCCGCGGGGCTGCTTCTCATTACCCAGGA GTGAGCCCATCCGGCCCATCGACCCGGCAGCCTGGGTGTCTCACACAGCAGCGATGACTGGCACCTACCCAGCGTACGGTATGAGTCCATCCAtgagcacaatcacttccaccagCTCCTCCATCACCAGCTCCATCCCAGAGACTGAAC GCCTCGATGACTTTCACCTGTCCATCCACAGTGACATGGCAACCATTGTGAAAGCCATGGCCTCACCAGAGTCAGGCCTTGAGGTGCGTGACCGCATGTGGCTGAAGATCACCATCCCCAATGCCTTCATTG GTTCGGATGTGGTAGATTGGCTCTATCACCATGTGGAGGGCTTTACAGACCGCCGTGAGTCCCGCAAATACGCCAGCAATCTGCTGAAGGCTGGCTACATCCGACACACTGTGAACAAGATCACCTTCTCGGAGCAGTGCTATTACATCTTCGGGGACCTCTGTGGAA ACATGGCTAATCTGTCTCTTCATGATCATGATGGCTCCAGCGGTGCCTCTGATCAGGACACTTTGGCTCCACTCCCCCACCCAGGAGCTGCACCCTGGCCTATGGCCTTCCCATATCAGTATCCACCGCCTCATCCATACAACCCCCATCCCGGCTTCCCTGACCCAGGCTACAGCTATGGAGGGGGCAGCGCAGGCAGCCAGCACAGTGAAG GGAGCCGGAGCAGCGGTTCCAATCGCAGTGGCAgcgagaggaggaaggagagagagaagactGGGGAGTCGAAGTCGGGCGGCAGTGGGAGCGAGTCGGACCACACCACGAGGAGCAGCATGCGGCGCGAGCGTGCGGCCAGCGAGCGCTCGGTGCCAgccagccagcacagccagcgCAGCCAGCACTCCCTGGCTCACAGCATCCGCAGCCACCACAGCCAGCAGTCGTACGGGCCTCCCGGCCTCCCCCCTCTCTTCAGCCCCCCCATGTTGCTGATGCCTCCACCGCCGTCAGCCATGGGGCCCCCCGGGGCGCCGCCGGGCCGTGACCTGGCCTCTGTGCCCCCCGAACTGACAGCCAGTAGACAGTCCTTCCGAATGGCCATGGGCAACCCCAGTGAGTTCTTTGTGGATGTAATGTGA
- the DVL3 gene encoding segment polarity protein dishevelled homolog DVL-3 isoform X1 encodes MAAAETKIIYHLDEQETPYLVKLPIPAERVTLGDFKGLLNRPNYKFYFKSMDDDFGVVKEEISDDNAKLPCFNGRVVSWLVSAEGSHSDAGSVCADNQTELPPSMERTGGIGDSRPPSFHPNTGGSRENLDNETETDSVVSSQRERPRRTDGPEHAPRVNGTVKGERRRDLGGYESSSTLMSSELETTSFFDSDEDDSTSRFSSSTEQSSASRLMRRHKRRRRKQKAPRIERSSSFSSITDSTMSLNIITVTLNMEKYNFLGISIVGQSNERGDGGIYIGSIMKGGAVAADGRIEPGDMLLQVNDINFENMSNDDAVRVLREIVHKPGPITLTVAKCWDPSPRGCFSLPRIAPQRIWAGPDSPCSDPGEPIRPIDPAAWVSHTAAMTGTYPAYGMSPSMSTITSTSSSITSSIPETERLDDFHLSIHSDMATIVKAMASPESGLEVRDRMWLKITIPNAFIGSDVVDWLYHHVEGFTDRRESRKYASNLLKAGYIRHTVNKITFSEQCYYIFGDLCGNMANLSLHDHDGSSGASDQDTLAPLPHPGAAPWPMAFPYQYPPPHPYNPHPGFPDPGYSYGGGSAGSQHSEGSRSSGSNRSGSERRKEREKTGESKSGGSGSESDHTTRSSMRRERAASERSVPASQHSQRSQHSLAHSIRSHHSQQSYGPPGLPPLFSPPMLLMPPPPSAMGPPGAPPGRDLASVPPELTASRQSFRMAMGNPSEFFVDVM; translated from the exons GGTGGTGAAAGAAGAGATCTCGGATGACAATGCCAAGCTTCCCTGCTTCAACGGCCGGGTGGTGTCGTGG CTGGTGTCTGCAGAGGGTTCCCATTCAGATGCTGGCTCAGTCTGTGCCGATAACCAGACAGAGCTGCCACCGTCCATGGAGCGCACAGGAGGAATTGGAGACTCCAGGCCCCCCTCTTTCCA CCCTAACACCGGGGGGAGTCGGGAAAACTTGGACAATGAGACAGAGACAGATTCAGTGGTGTCGTCGCAGAGGGAACGACCTCGTCGGACAGATGGGCCTGAGCATG CACCCAGGGTGAATGGGACAGTGAAGGGAGAGCGGCGCCGAGACCTGGGTGGGTACGAGAGCTCCTCCACGCTCATGAGCAGTGAGCTGGAAACCACCAGCTTCTTCGACTCAGATGAAGATGACTCTACCAGCAG GTTTAGCAGTTCAACAGAGCAAAGCAGTGCTTCCCGTCTTATGAGGAGGCACAAGCGACGCCGGCGGAAACAGAAGGCTCCACGCATTGAGCGG TCATCGTCCTTCAGCAGCATCACAGACTCCACCATGTCCCTGAACATCATCACGGTCACGCTGAATATGG AGAAATACAACTTTCTGGGCATTTCTATTGTGGGACAGAGCAATGAGCGTGGGGATGGAGGCATTTACATTGGCTCTATCATGAAGGGCGGCGCTGTGGCAGCTGATGGCAGGATTGAGCCAGGAGACATGCTCTTGCAG GTAAATGACATCAACTTTGAGAACATGAGCAACGATGATGCTGTGCGGGTGCTGAGGGAGATTGTGCACAAGCCGGG GCCCATCACCCTGACAGTGGCCAAGTGCTGGGACCCCAGTCCGCGGGGCTGCTTCTCATTACCCAGGA ttgctcccCAGCGGATCTGGGCTGGGCCAGACTCTCCATGCTCCGATCCGG GTGAGCCCATCCGGCCCATCGACCCGGCAGCCTGGGTGTCTCACACAGCAGCGATGACTGGCACCTACCCAGCGTACGGTATGAGTCCATCCAtgagcacaatcacttccaccagCTCCTCCATCACCAGCTCCATCCCAGAGACTGAAC GCCTCGATGACTTTCACCTGTCCATCCACAGTGACATGGCAACCATTGTGAAAGCCATGGCCTCACCAGAGTCAGGCCTTGAGGTGCGTGACCGCATGTGGCTGAAGATCACCATCCCCAATGCCTTCATTG GTTCGGATGTGGTAGATTGGCTCTATCACCATGTGGAGGGCTTTACAGACCGCCGTGAGTCCCGCAAATACGCCAGCAATCTGCTGAAGGCTGGCTACATCCGACACACTGTGAACAAGATCACCTTCTCGGAGCAGTGCTATTACATCTTCGGGGACCTCTGTGGAA ACATGGCTAATCTGTCTCTTCATGATCATGATGGCTCCAGCGGTGCCTCTGATCAGGACACTTTGGCTCCACTCCCCCACCCAGGAGCTGCACCCTGGCCTATGGCCTTCCCATATCAGTATCCACCGCCTCATCCATACAACCCCCATCCCGGCTTCCCTGACCCAGGCTACAGCTATGGAGGGGGCAGCGCAGGCAGCCAGCACAGTGAAG GGAGCCGGAGCAGCGGTTCCAATCGCAGTGGCAgcgagaggaggaaggagagagagaagactGGGGAGTCGAAGTCGGGCGGCAGTGGGAGCGAGTCGGACCACACCACGAGGAGCAGCATGCGGCGCGAGCGTGCGGCCAGCGAGCGCTCGGTGCCAgccagccagcacagccagcgCAGCCAGCACTCCCTGGCTCACAGCATCCGCAGCCACCACAGCCAGCAGTCGTACGGGCCTCCCGGCCTCCCCCCTCTCTTCAGCCCCCCCATGTTGCTGATGCCTCCACCGCCGTCAGCCATGGGGCCCCCCGGGGCGCCGCCGGGCCGTGACCTGGCCTCTGTGCCCCCCGAACTGACAGCCAGTAGACAGTCCTTCCGAATGGCCATGGGCAACCCCAGTGAGTTCTTTGTGGATGTAATGTGA